A stretch of Chiloscyllium plagiosum isolate BGI_BamShark_2017 chromosome 6, ASM401019v2, whole genome shotgun sequence DNA encodes these proteins:
- the LOC122550920 gene encoding E3 SUMO-protein ligase ZBED1-like codes for MEHKTPEGSNSDLKLVCHPRAKSKVWKYFGFDTDAEGCILQWKKIYCRVCRAQIAYSGNTSNLAYHLEKNHPSEFHQVVKSNAEQVREPFTSNLLKSESESAYLSHQDPIFKTCYSQDSKRHQEMTSMVTNFICEGLYPVSVVEEQTFKKLLKMADPRYELPNRKHFSTKAIPERYHTVRTAVEKELAAALWCGVTADLWTVQARNRYYMSLTAHFVGGMGSGANILKFTSKCLATFEVVDEYTTENLAHALVETFREWGISKNVLGATTSSDSENVVNACSLLNLPVHMPCFGRAINLGINRAIQLPKLCILLLKCTKLVEYFKMTPRAVCMLREKQKQQYLLQHQLVNDCSSWGTTLSMLQRLREQQIAIAAVLFEDSMSYQLMPEASEWSTIDGLVKLLQPFQQATEMMGKSKYPLISMVKPLLHVLLNSTLKVDDSDSHVLSAVKETIAKELSEAYALSPELELFLHCATFLDPRYKKVPFLSASQQKQVENKILEEATALLEKGIESFAKAEGGFALEEPPLKKRTVLVEPYSTGSINFMLAEIFGQAGSRDEGQDGWRAQVVEELNNFKSQKVLELNEDPLIWWSDRVALFPTLSKLLQKYWCIPATSLPSERLFSAAGNLVNAKRNQLAPAEVDRLLFLYENTRVDREVAVDDDNE; via the coding sequence ATGGAGCACAAGACCCCAGAAGGTTCCAACTCTGACCTGAAACTGGTCTGCCACCCAAGAGCAAAAAGTAAAGTTTGGAAGTATTTTGGATTTGATACCGATGCTGAAGGATGCATACTGCAATGGAAGAAGATCTATTGTAGAGTTTGTAGGGCCCAAATTGCATATTCAGGAAACACCTCCAATCTTGCCTACCACCTTGAAAAGAATCATCCCAGTGAATTCCACCAAGTTGTAAAGAGCAATGCTGAGCAAGTTAGGGAGCCATTCACCTCCAACCTTTTGAAATCTGAATCTGAAAGCGCATACCTGAGTCATCAAGATCCAATCTTCAAGACCTGCTACAGCCAAGATAGTAAACGGCACCAAGAAATGACCTCGATGGTTACCAACTTTATCTGCGAAGGTCTGTATCCTGTCTCTGTGGTAGAGGAACAAACGTTCAAGAAACTGCTTAAAATGGCGGATCCAAGGTACGAGCTCCCTAACAGGAAGCATTTCTCGACCAAAGCTATCCCAGAGCGGTATCACACTGTCCGGACTGCTGTGGAGAAGGAGTTGGCTGCGGCACTGTGGTGTGGGGTGACTGCTGACCTATGGACTGTGCAGGCTCGAAACCGATACTACATGTCTTTGACTGCTCACTTTGTAGGTGGTATGGGCAGTGGTGCCAACATTTTAAAGTTCACTTCCAAGTGTCTAGCCACGTTCGAAGTGGTGGATGAGTATACCACGGAGAACTTGGCCCATGCGCTTGTTGAGACCTTTAGAGAATGGGGCATCAGCAAAAATGTGTTGGGTGCTACTACCAGTAGCGACAGTGAAAATGTAGTGAATGCTTGCTCACTTCTGAATCTCCCTGTGCACATGCCATGTTTCGGTCGCGCAATCAACCTGGGGATAAACCGAGCGATCCAACTCCCTAAACTCTGCATCCTCCTTCTGAAATGCACTAAACTGGTCGAGTATTTTAAAATGACACCAAGGGCAGTGTGCATGCTGCGTGAGAAGCAGAAGCAGCAGTATTTGTTACAGCATCAATTGGTTAATGATTGTAGTAGTTGGGGGACCACCCTCTCTATGTTACAGCGGCTGAGGGAGCAGCAAATCGCGATTGCTGCAGTGCTGTTTGAGGACAGCATGAGTTACCAATTGATGCCAGAAGCCAGTGAATGGAGCACCATAGATGGGTTGGTGAAATTACTGCAGCCATTTCAACAGGCCACTGAGATGATGGGCAAGTCCAAATACCCACTCATTAGCATGGTCAAACCTCTGCTGCATGTCCTCTTGAATTCGACGTTGAAAGTCGATGATTCAGACTCTCATGTGCTCAGTGCTGTGAAGGAGACCATCGCCAAAGAGTTGTCTGAAGCATATGCGTTGTCCCCAGAGCTGGAGCTGTTTCTCCACTGTGCGACATTTCTTGATCCAAGGTACAAGAAAGTTCCATTCCTTTCAGCCTCACAACAGAAGCAGGTCGAGAACAAGATCTTGGAGGAAGCCACTGCCCTCTTGGAGAAGGGCATTGAGAGTTTTGCGAAAGCAGAGGGAGGCTTTGCCCTTGAAGAGCCTCCCCTGAAAAAACGGACAGTATTGGTGGAGCCCTACAGCACTGGCAGCATCAACTTCATGCTGGCAGAGATATTCGGGCAGGCGGGCAGCAGAGATGAGGGCCAAGATGGATGGCGTGCCCAGGTTGTGGAAGAGCTGAACAACTTCAAATCACAGAAGGTGCTGGAACTGAATGAAGATCCGCTCATCTGGTGGTCTGATCGTGTAGCCTTATTTCCCACTTTGAGCAAACTGCTGCAGAAGTACTGGTGCATTCCAGCTACCAGCCTCCCTTCTGAGCGCCTGTTCAGCGCCGCAGGGAATCTGGTGAATGCCAAGCGAAACCAGCTGGCCCCGGCGGAGGTCGATCGACTCCTGTTCCTGTACGAGAACACAAGGGTCGATCGGGAGGTAGCTGTGGATGATGATAATGAATGA